The Candidatus Delongbacteria bacterium genome has a window encoding:
- a CDS encoding AhpC/TSA family protein, which translates to MKQAVFFIILITLFIDCKAKESGKYNISGTIGNIPDSTVVTLLKTYAEISISVASDTIINGNFNFSGKLDPDISEMSLRMKDQTKYSGLCQFFIGESEIKITGNNGYLSTWKIESDLPDQIVENKIKELTSRIIYEFDSLYLIQNINYSKRIYDDIKTRNKIDSLRSVKNQIELDFFTENFNSTNAVSHLYNILTTENPIEVNLVKKIYPKIEQDFLKSREGQGIKNFFNKLLPLEIGDKFRDFEAYDIYGEAHKLSDYLDKYILLDFWSVGCYPCIQSIPELKKMYDKYKEKLNIVGINTNTKKEFWISVSESDSIPWVNLSDGKGHYGGSYHLYGIKGVPNYFLINKDGVIIEKLFGYGVGSIEQLLSKYLE; encoded by the coding sequence AGTTTTTTTTATAATTTTGATTACGCTTTTTATTGATTGTAAAGCAAAAGAATCAGGTAAATATAACATCTCTGGAACAATTGGAAATATTCCTGATAGTACTGTTGTAACTCTTCTGAAAACTTATGCCGAAATATCTATTTCAGTAGCATCTGATACTATTATTAATGGAAACTTTAATTTTTCAGGCAAATTAGATCCTGATATATCAGAAATGTCATTGAGAATGAAAGATCAAACTAAATATTCAGGTTTATGTCAATTCTTCATTGGAGAATCAGAGATAAAGATAACAGGTAATAATGGGTATTTAAGTACTTGGAAAATTGAAAGTGATTTACCAGATCAAATTGTTGAAAATAAAATTAAAGAATTAACAAGTAGAATCATTTACGAATTTGATAGTTTGTATTTAATACAAAACATTAACTACTCGAAAAGGATATATGATGACATTAAGACTAGAAATAAAATAGATTCTTTAAGATCAGTTAAAAATCAAATTGAATTAGATTTTTTTACTGAAAATTTTAATTCAACTAATGCTGTATCTCATTTGTATAATATATTAACTACAGAAAATCCTATAGAAGTTAATTTAGTAAAAAAAATATATCCGAAAATAGAGCAGGATTTTTTAAAATCTCGAGAAGGTCAAGGTATAAAAAACTTTTTTAACAAATTACTTCCTCTTGAAATTGGAGATAAATTCAGAGATTTTGAAGCTTATGATATTTATGGAGAGGCTCATAAACTATCTGATTATTTAGACAAATACATCCTACTTGATTTCTGGAGTGTTGGTTGTTATCCTTGTATACAGTCGATTCCTGAATTAAAAAAAATGTATGACAAATATAAAGAGAAATTAAACATTGTTGGAATCAATACAAATACAAAAAAAGAGTTTTGGATTAGTGTATCAGAAAGTGACAGTATTCCTTGGGTTAATCTATCTGATGGGAAAGGTCATTATGGAGGATCTTACCATTTGTACGGAATTAAAGGCGTTCCGAACTATTTTCTTATAAATAAAGATGGAGTAATCATTGAAAAACTTTTCGGTTATGGTGTCGGTAGTATAGAACAATTGCTGTCAAAATATCTAGAGTAA
- a CDS encoding DUF5131 family protein, translating to MHIWNPWTGCHKYSEGCKFCYIHKGDAKKGVDTNKIVKTEKFLAPIERMKRSGEYKIKPDQLVYLCFRSDFFIEEGDEWRVECWNMIKTRSDLHFMFLTKRIERFYQCIPEDWGSGYENVTIGCTIENQETADIRLSKFSEMPIIHKNIICQPLIERINISRYLDNVELVVVGGESDRDARPLDFDWVLDIREQCMNKNIEFHFRQCGTNFIKDGNMYKLNVRALCSQARKANVDFVPCK from the coding sequence TTGCATATTTGGAATCCATGGACTGGTTGTCATAAATATAGTGAAGGTTGTAAGTTCTGCTATATTCATAAAGGAGATGCTAAAAAAGGAGTGGACACAAACAAAATTGTTAAAACTGAAAAGTTCTTAGCACCTATTGAACGTATGAAGCGGTCTGGCGAATACAAGATTAAGCCTGATCAATTGGTATACCTCTGCTTTAGATCTGATTTTTTCATTGAGGAAGGAGACGAATGGAGAGTTGAATGCTGGAATATGATAAAAACCAGATCAGATCTACACTTTATGTTTCTAACCAAACGTATAGAGCGATTTTATCAATGTATTCCTGAAGATTGGGGATCTGGTTATGAAAATGTTACTATTGGTTGTACTATTGAAAATCAAGAAACTGCCGATATTCGTTTATCTAAATTTTCTGAAATGCCAATTATACATAAAAATATTATATGTCAGCCATTAATTGAAAGAATTAATATCAGTCGTTATTTGGACAATGTAGAGCTGGTTGTTGTTGGAGGTGAATCTGATCGAGATGCAAGACCGTTGGATTTTGATTGGGTACTTGACATTAGAGAACAGTGTATGAATAAAAATATTGAATTTCATTTCAGACAATGTGGTACAAATTTCATAAAGGATGGAAATATGTATAAATTAAATGTTAGAGCTCTATGCAGTCAGGCTAGAAAAGCTAATGTCGACTTTGTACCATGCAAATAA
- a CDS encoding response regulator, producing the protein MFSAIIIDDEEIARYRLRQMLTEEQDIDIIDEAYDGVNAIEKINYHQPDLIFLDIEMPGFNGFEVLEKITCSPLVIFTTAYDEFALKAFSTFSVDYLVKPISKSSLSQAITKFNRFSGDKTLQNNVEILMNHLKSKKTKKLSIKVGNEILFVNYDDIVYVKSEDKYSIIYTYDLSFVAGETISELAEKLPSNFKRIHRSYIVNQDKIAKIVKWYRNQHKFVMADKLNSEIPVNKENNKNIESFLQ; encoded by the coding sequence ATGTTTTCAGCGATAATAATTGATGACGAAGAAATAGCAAGATATAGATTACGTCAAATGCTAACTGAAGAACAAGATATTGACATCATCGATGAAGCGTATGATGGAGTTAATGCTATCGAAAAAATTAATTATCATCAGCCTGATCTTATATTTCTAGATATTGAAATGCCTGGATTTAATGGTTTTGAGGTACTTGAAAAAATTACTTGTTCTCCTTTAGTTATTTTCACTACAGCCTATGATGAATTTGCATTGAAGGCGTTCAGCACATTCTCTGTCGACTATCTTGTAAAACCAATTAGTAAGAGTTCGCTTTCCCAGGCGATTACTAAGTTTAATCGTTTTTCAGGTGATAAAACACTCCAAAATAATGTCGAAATTTTAATGAATCATTTAAAAAGCAAAAAAACAAAAAAGCTGAGTATCAAAGTTGGAAATGAAATACTATTTGTAAATTATGATGATATTGTTTATGTGAAATCTGAAGATAAATATTCAATAATTTACACTTATGATCTAAGCTTTGTAGCAGGAGAAACAATAAGCGAATTGGCAGAAAAATTACCTTCAAACTTCAAAAGAATTCATCGTTCATACATAGTTAATCAAGATAAAATCGCTAAAATAGTTAAATGGTATCGTAATCAGCATAAATTTGTAATGGCAGATAAATTAAATTCAGAAATTCCAGTAAACAAAGAAAATAATAAAAATATTGAATCTTTTCTCCAATAG
- a CDS encoding histidine kinase, protein MNKIILILLLSILLLGRDNFDYNYSQQKVDSLTHIISVTSGPNLVDNLLQLSAQCMDFDFNKSSEYAIKARDEAIRIGYKKGEYLSLLFLANLYSINGQLNTALDLRYKALDIKQNFLESRSIQIDYYNIGKLQISLRNFDKAEVSLQKALEYCNKTDDKFLKKEIFYNIGLNYRYSYNFEKSLQAYDSALALTDKVGDDYYIIKLYNNIGDAYELSGNYEEAEIYYNMVYDYCRTSDDKLTMFTSLINLGNLAKSKNKYTQAEEYFNSALQIAEVTKNNSNKKYALLNIYGLYNAMSNFHEARKVYMLFVYLDSPANFYSFSDEVEKIEHKLEIEKIFQDNRKKELEFKSVKFNYLVILSIVLVIFLISLLLFILKIKSNKIRSLKLEEDKTRAELLSLQSRINPHFLFNSLNSTAGLISFDPKSAENMILQISDLLRYTLQSAKKDYVSLSEEIEICKNYLDIEKIRFGKRLTYKFIVEKEIANFNIPPLIIQPLIENSIKHAISKMRNNGYIEVNCNKSSDGIKIIVKDNGSGGTIASDSLVDKTGFGLDYLRKKMTLLYGNKFNLKIDSSDGFLVSIYLPKKN, encoded by the coding sequence ATGAATAAAATAATACTAATACTTCTCTTATCGATACTTTTACTAGGCAGAGATAATTTTGACTATAACTACTCACAGCAAAAAGTTGATAGCTTGACACATATTATATCTGTTACATCTGGTCCAAACCTTGTAGATAATCTACTTCAACTCAGTGCACAATGTATGGATTTTGATTTTAATAAAAGTTCAGAGTATGCAATTAAAGCTAGAGATGAGGCGATAAGGATAGGTTATAAAAAAGGAGAATATCTATCACTTCTTTTCTTGGCAAATCTATATAGTATTAATGGTCAGTTAAACACAGCATTAGATTTAAGATACAAGGCTCTCGATATAAAACAGAATTTTTTGGAAAGTAGATCCATTCAAATTGATTATTATAATATTGGCAAACTACAAATCAGTTTGCGTAATTTTGACAAAGCTGAAGTTAGCTTACAAAAAGCTTTAGAGTATTGTAATAAAACAGACGATAAGTTTTTGAAAAAGGAGATATTCTATAATATCGGTCTAAACTACAGGTACAGCTACAATTTTGAAAAAAGTCTACAAGCTTATGATAGTGCTTTAGCTCTTACAGATAAAGTAGGAGATGATTATTATATAATTAAATTATATAATAATATAGGTGATGCGTATGAGCTTTCAGGAAATTATGAAGAAGCTGAAATCTATTATAACATGGTTTATGACTATTGTCGAACAAGTGATGATAAATTGACTATGTTTACATCACTTATCAATCTTGGTAATCTAGCAAAAAGTAAAAATAAATACACTCAGGCAGAAGAATATTTCAACTCAGCTTTGCAGATAGCTGAAGTAACAAAAAACAATAGTAATAAAAAGTATGCTTTACTTAATATATATGGTCTTTACAATGCTATGAGCAATTTCCATGAAGCTCGAAAGGTTTATATGCTGTTTGTATACTTGGATAGTCCAGCCAATTTTTACTCTTTTTCCGATGAAGTTGAAAAAATTGAACATAAACTTGAAATTGAAAAGATATTTCAAGATAATAGAAAAAAAGAGTTAGAGTTTAAAAGTGTAAAATTTAATTACTTAGTAATATTAAGTATTGTGCTAGTTATTTTTCTAATTAGTCTACTACTCTTCATTTTAAAAATTAAATCCAATAAAATTAGAAGTTTAAAGTTAGAAGAGGATAAAACAAGAGCTGAATTACTGTCCTTACAATCTAGGATAAATCCTCATTTCCTTTTTAACTCTTTAAATTCTACTGCTGGGCTAATTTCATTTGATCCTAAATCAGCTGAAAATATGATTTTACAGATTTCAGATCTTTTAAGATACACATTGCAAAGTGCTAAAAAGGATTATGTTAGTCTATCTGAAGAGATAGAAATATGCAAGAACTACCTAGATATTGAAAAAATAAGATTCGGAAAAAGATTAACCTATAAATTTATAGTTGAAAAAGAGATAGCTAACTTCAATATACCTCCATTGATCATTCAACCACTTATTGAAAACTCTATAAAGCATGCAATTTCAAAAATGCGAAATAATGGATATATTGAAGTTAATTGTAACAAAAGTAGTGATGGCATCAAAATAATTGTAAAAGATAACGGTTCTGGAGGAACAATAGCATCAGATAGTTTAGTTGATAAAACAGGCTTTGGTTTAGACTATTTGAGAAAAAAAATGACGCTACTTTATGGAAATAAGTTTAATCTGAAAATTGACTCTAGTGATGGTTTTTTAGTTTCAATATACTTACCCAAAAAAAATTAA
- a CDS encoding GNAT family N-acetyltransferase: MNKTLFKKIDCLRLFVDNLDNGLKFYRDSLGLKLIWKTEFSAGLSFDDNITELVIQTKDKWQETDIMVDSVEEAVEILKNAGGKIVDGPFDIDIGKCAVVNDPWGNEYVILDSTKGNYITDERSSIIGVSKSVKKFNLKIEKASEKFAENFLDMCKEHIDFGESSYNYPTMEIVKKLIENILKFEKGDVPEGKLKFLAFWFFIDDKMVGSSRLRPILNEDFEFEGGHIGYDVRPSLRKSGIGTEILKLTLKKAAEYGLSEVIITCDDENVGSYKIIENNGGVLINKAVSKRDGKLIRRYKVVLY; encoded by the coding sequence ATGAATAAAACTTTATTCAAAAAAATTGACTGTCTAAGATTGTTTGTTGATAACCTTGATAATGGGTTGAAATTTTATAGAGATTCTCTCGGGCTCAAACTTATTTGGAAAACTGAATTTTCTGCAGGTCTTAGCTTTGATGATAATATTACAGAACTTGTAATTCAAACAAAAGATAAGTGGCAAGAGACAGATATTATGGTCGATTCTGTAGAAGAAGCAGTTGAAATCTTAAAAAATGCAGGCGGTAAAATTGTAGATGGTCCGTTTGATATTGATATTGGAAAATGTGCAGTAGTTAATGATCCGTGGGGAAATGAATATGTAATACTTGATTCTACCAAGGGTAATTATATTACCGACGAACGAAGTAGTATCATTGGTGTTAGTAAATCTGTTAAAAAGTTTAACCTTAAAATAGAGAAAGCATCTGAAAAGTTTGCTGAAAATTTTCTTGATATGTGCAAGGAACATATCGATTTCGGCGAATCAAGTTATAATTATCCAACCATGGAAATTGTAAAAAAACTGATTGAGAATATACTGAAATTTGAAAAAGGTGATGTCCCTGAAGGAAAATTGAAATTTTTAGCGTTCTGGTTTTTCATCGATGATAAAATGGTCGGCTCTTCAAGGCTTAGACCGATACTAAATGAAGATTTTGAGTTTGAAGGTGGTCATATTGGTTATGATGTTAGACCTAGTTTAAGAAAGAGTGGTATAGGTACAGAAATTCTTAAACTTACTCTTAAGAAAGCTGCTGAATATGGGTTAAGTGAGGTTATAATTACCTGTGATGATGAGAATGTTGGCTCATACAAAATTATTGAAAACAATGGTGGTGTTCTAATTAATAAAGCAGTAAGTAAAAGGGATGGAAAATTGA